In Papaver somniferum cultivar HN1 chromosome 9, ASM357369v1, whole genome shotgun sequence, the genomic stretch TCTCAGCTCAATTTCAAGGAAAATATTGTCTGTCCAGATTGTAATTGGTTGATTCAGTTGACACCATCCAGGTGAGCTACGGCAAAAGATTTTAGTTCTCACCTCTAGGCTTCACATGAAGCTGTGAAATCAGATCCAAAAGCCCCTGACCATTAAAACAACATATGCATAACTGTACAAGTATGAGGAGAACCTCTCTTTTTTTTCTGGACGACATTGAGACAACGTAACTCGCTTATGCCATAATGCTTCGTTCTGGTTTAGTCAATGTGCTACTTCTACAAGTCTAGCTCCTAAGCTATGACACAGTACATTTCATGTCTCTCAATTAATTGTCAGTCACCGGCACACGAATTTAATCATGAGGTACATGTATGATAAGGCTTTGTTTTCTCAAGACGTGTCAGGGTTCCACAATTTGCCGACTGGGTAAGGCAAGAATATGAAACACTTGGGTAGTACGGATATTGGAGAACCCATGATGGAGGTTTCTTGGCTAAATGTCAGACATATCCAGTTAGAGTTCATAAACTTTCCAAATGAATTCGACCCAAAGGCACCGATGTATTTGACGATTAATGTAAAAGCTTAAATATTACTGCTTTATCCGTACAGACAAAAATGCAGTACCGTTTGCCACCCCAAGTTTGAACGTTGAACTTTAAAGAGAAGAAAAACCTTCAAAGACAGAAACTTTAATACCTTGAAAGTTCAACCTACTATCGAACTATATGCAGCCTTTGCGTTCGGCATGCTTATGGCCACGGAAATTATAGCACCTAGGTTTGGCAAGGATTGGTTACATCTAAGAGGAAGTCGGCAGTATTTTGAAGGATGCCGCCAAATTTAAATTTTTACGCTAGTTGCAAATTACTATCCAATTACAAGTACAAGCAAAGTAGCGGTTTGCCTTGCAACTTGCAAGCCACTAACGGCAATTTCCTAGTTGCATCCGATGCACATATGGTATAGATCTAGAAAAACATCAATCACAAAATTAAGCACAAGGAATTCCAGATTATGGCAAGTtgaagtaaaaagaagaagaatcaccaACTTACTAAGAACTGTTTTaaggaaaacaaaaatctaaaggaCAGTGCAAAGGACTCAACTCAAATCTGTACCTTTAGGTGACATATCATATCTAGTCAGTTTGAAGAAAAGTTTGTCTGTCCAGGGTGTAATAGTTGACACCACCCCCATGTGATTGATATACGGCATTAGATATTAGTCCTCTCTTCCGAGCTTCACATGAAACTATGAAATCAAATCGCATTCAATCTAAAAGCTCCTGTCCATAATCACTTTTAACCTACAACTGACTCATTTAATGAAGGAAGGACTAACAACGGACCAATTTGATTAGTCTAAATGAAGGAAGGACCAATTTGAAGGAAGGACTAACTGACTTTTAGGTTAGGCGCCTTACACAATCTAGATATAGGAATATGGTGAAACTTTTCGAAATGACCTGTCTCATACAGAAGTCATGTACAACCAATGGCTAAATGCCATAAAGTGTGTTTCCGTTTCAATGGAttcaacaagtttttttttttttttttgttcttttaacTTCAAACTGTGAAAATTTCAGCTATCATACTCATGCAAGTTCAGTGTGGTTGATCGCCCACCGAAAAATTTCCCTCTGTGGGTCGATCATTTTTGAAGTTTAAAACATACAAGACCATCATGTTCTTCCTTGGCAAAACAATTTTCTTTGTGGTTGATTATGAAAAAGAGAAAATTTACAAAAAAGACTTAAATGCAAGTAGGAAAAAGGATGGATCGAGGAAATAGGCAATGGATGATGACCTTTGTTTCTCCGCGTGATCCGTAGAGAACCCGTACGACAGCATTAGACCCTACATTGCTAAAACAAACAGCAGCATTAATGGTACGTAGAGGGACGAAATTTAACACACACAGAATCCTTACATACTAATCATAATATCTCCTCTATATATATCCAACATATGCATATGCCGGATACATATCCCTCTCACACATTTTACTCGACCCGTCTTAGTCTCATTCTGATCTTTATCCTTCTAATTCAGTATCAATTCTGAGCTCAGAGTTTGAGTAAGGTGTAAGTTAGCATATAGAAACACAAGAGCCAGAAAAAGAGCACAATGGTGATGCTTAAGGTAATGATCGAAAAACTGCTAATTAAAAGGCGCGATGTTTACAAGTACAACAGGTTCATTGAAGACGAGAAAATGAATACCTTGGAGTTACCAGCCGATGTAAAAAAAGGGCAGTTTGCGGTATTTGCAACCGAAGGAAATGAAGCTAAGAGGTTTATCGTTGAACTGGATTGTCTAAATAATCCTGCATTCTTGAAACTGTTAGAGAAAGCTGAACAGGAATTCGGGTTCGAACAAGGTGGAGTCCTTGCGCTGCCTTGTAAACCAGATGAGCTCAAGAGAGTTTTAAGTACTAGAGTTGGTAGAAGAAATTAGTGCTTCCGATGATAATTAATGGTAAATTTTATGTCCATAACTAAGAAATTTGATgctattaattaattaattttactTGTTTTGCCATTTTATTGTCTTAATTATACTCCAACTAGACTCAAACAAGAACAATTCGAACATGCCAGAGTGCTAGTACTTCTTCCAaagttttatgtattatttcacgTATGAGAGGGATAGTAAGCCCTAAGCCGAACAGAAAATGATGGATTCtaaatttattttccaaaagtAGCACGTATCATGTTCTCATCAAAATTTGGATAGTAAGGACCAAGTTTAGGACGTCGCCGGAATTTGGTGGTTCGACTACGGCCAGGGTACCTCAAGTCTGAGTACTCAGAGTCTCAATATGTAGAATTGTATTACTTCCAAGAGAAGAATTTAGAATTCCACGTTAGCAAAGTAAGTTACTTAAGGGGAAAAACATCCCACATGAAGAACGTTGATGACTTTAGTAGGAAAgctaaattaaaagaaaataatatgtGCTCACGGGAAACATATTTCAAAATCTTTATTTAGCGGTTACAGTAACCAGACACGTCTTTCACCGCGAAAAGCCTCGCAAGTTTCAGCTGAGAATCATTCTTGTCTCTCAAATTGTTAGACTTACTTAACAGTATTCTTTGCAATGGTGAAAGAAACGTCCCGAACATGGATTGACAAATTCAAGACCCAAATACACAATATTTCTTCATTTATTGGTCTCACATGCCATCGATGCTGAGCTTATTTTGACGTTGGTTTCGCCCATATTGATATTTCCTCGTCTTTAATTAAAACAGAAATatgattttgttattttgttatgaaataaaaaaataaaataaagttaggAGAAAGTATACCTGAGCTTAGTAGTTGAGAAACATGTCATTTATGGGATGTCTCTGATCATTATACTTCACTGGCCTCAACTAAAATCGTTGATgaagaaaattaaataaaatggATTTTCAAGTTTGACTTTCTTCCCCGCGTATATACACAGTAGGTATGTACTAAAATGTACTCCATAATACAGAACATAGACATCAAGATTACGACGCACAGTCTGACAGTGACAAGACAAACATAAATAGGCTCTTCCGAGTCTTCTCCAAATAAACCAACTTCCAGCTAGAAGATTTCCGGTTTATCTTTGCAGAGCTTTATCTGGTAGACTAGTGCTCTCTCCTACTTCGTATATTCAAGAAGGCTGTTTATTTTGTTAGAACAggtgaataaaaataaaattttccatCCACTTCCAGTCCAGGGGGTTGCACGCGGAGGCAGCTGGAGGCAAGGGTGTGCATTTGCACACCCGTCCCAGCTCGCTATCAAGCTTAAATTTTTAGAGAAATTGGAGTTGCAAGCACATTTAAGCATACTTGCTACCCCTAAAAATATTTTTCTCCCCCATACAAAGATTTCTAGCTCCGCCCATGAGGCCACCGGCCACCTAGTACTAGTAGAGTAAATAATTAACGCAGCCAAATATTTAGGTACATTCCTTCAAAAGTTTTTTTTAGTGCATTTCATGTAAATGTGATTTTGTATCTAATTGGTTCTTGGAGTTAATTAGTTCTCTTCTTGATGATTTGGGTCGTTTCTGTTAGGAATTTTGAATATTTGGGTAACTGCTTGTAACTGCAAATCAGTTCGGATAACTACAAATATTGCTTAACAATTGTGTCTGTTGACAAAGAGGTATTTCAAATTTGAAATACTTGAACAGGCGTATGGTTTGGATAAAGCAGTTCCAAAAGATTGCAACTGTTCAAGGAAACCATTCAAACTCTATATATAGACGTATGTTCAGACTTTGAAAGACATGAAAAAACGATCATATCTTTCTTCTGGTTGTTGTTTGTGAATTCGTTATCATTCTGCAAGTGATATCCAATAGGGAAGAACTGAACCTGTTTTATCTTGGGAGACAATTTGCTGTAACTCATTGCAGTGGGAATAAGAAAGTGCAAATATTGTCTTAAGAAAAGAGCAATCCTCGACTCAGGCTAATATCAATCTTTCCTTTTAGATTACTTTCTCTCAATCTACAGGTCACTTATTTTCTAACACTTTCTTGGGCTGCAGCTGCTGGAAGGAGGAGAGTCCATGCTAATTTTGCTGGTGATGTACTGAATGTTTGGGAAAACCTTTTCCTGTAATTTAGTTTTTTTCTCGTTCTTTATCTACCTCTGATAGATCTTGTACATTCTCCCTTTCTAATATACTGTCTTTCCATCGAAAAAAAAGAAAGTAACTAGTTTGTGAAATACAAGTGCGTAGCAACGTccgacaaaagaagaagaagctttttgctgtttttaatttttttttcgtaGAATGTGTCGGTTATGGTGTTTGTACTTTGTATCACTTGAGCTGCACAACCTGCCAACCTGTATGAGAAAAGAGTACTTATCCAGTTTTATGAGTACCATGATTTATTGTGAATACATTTGAAAGTTGGACTTGTTGTTATGTCTACAGAGATACTAATCATGAGGAGGGATCCCTTTATATTTTTATTCTCACATTATTTCAAACGTTGGACGTTATTTTTGTGTGGATAAAATTCATACCATAACGAATTTGAAGTTAACATTTTTGGAGTTATGTTCCTTTTACAAAACTCTACGTCCTATTGAAAATGAGTGTAATCCGAGTCGTATAACACTACCATCCACTATTTTGAAAATGAACCGTTGAAAATCAACGGATTTTTAACCATTGAATTTTAGACCGGTAGATTGCGAGGTTTTATACTTCGGAATGAGATCATTTTTGACAGGCATGTAGAACTCGGTAAGAGAaaatatccccaaaatattagctttaaatACGTTATGGTTTAGGTTTTATTCATAAAAATGACGTCCAacatgtgagatagtgtgagaatAAAAGTGTCAAGGGATCCTTTATGGATTGGGTTTGGATGTAG encodes the following:
- the LOC113312116 gene encoding auxin-induced protein 15A-like — encoded protein: MVMLKVMIEKLLIKRRDVYKYNRFIEDEKMNTLELPADVKKGQFAVFATEGNEAKRFIVELDCLNNPAFLKLLEKAEQEFGFEQGGVLALPCKPDELKRVLSTRVGRRN